The following proteins come from a genomic window of Andrena cerasifolii isolate SP2316 chromosome 6, iyAndCera1_principal, whole genome shotgun sequence:
- the LOC143370399 gene encoding 17-beta-hydroxysteroid dehydrogenase 13 isoform X3, whose amino-acid sequence MESLKRSFRPPKMLIKLYSIFILTLDVVTLLIGIFFAILIALYRTFRPPPLKSLRGEVAMVVGAGRGIGRELAIHLCQLGVSVACVDINIRDCDATVRRASQSVGIAKMFICNVTDKEEVARTVNIIRSELGEVTMLLHCCSIPSPRALIDDAPKIRHTIDLTVISHFWLLETVLPSMERAGRGHIVVLSSVAGLSGGATGASRVPLSTAQFAVQGLAESLHTELRHTNSNIMITLVHVYPFIVGAEVQRDIRLRIPSYFGTMPAAEAAKQILNGVRRNYTEFSVPGYLLYLGHVLRILPKKASFMLRDLLDTGVDFG is encoded by the exons GAGAGCCTGAAAAGGAGTTTCCGGCCACCAAAAATGCTAATAAAATTGTATTCCATTTTCATTCTGACGCTGGACGTGGTGACACTTCTAATCGGAATTTTCTTTGCTATACTGATCGCGTTGTACAGAACATTTAGGCCTCCGCCTTTGAAGAGTCTTCGTGGAGAAGTCGCAATG GTGGTCGGCGCAGGACGGGGAATAGGCAGAGAGTTAGCTATTCACTTGTGTCAGTTAGGCGTTAGCGTTGCATGCGTGGACATTAACATTAGAGATTGCGATGCTACTGTGCGAAGGGCATCGCAATCGGTGGGAATAGCTAAAATGTTCATCTGCAATGTAACAGATAAAGAAGAA GTAGCTCGTACAGTGAATATTATTCGATCAGAGCTGGGAGAGGTGACGATGCTTCTCCATTGCTGCAGTATACCTAGTCCTAGGGCGCTGATCGACGACGCGCCCAAAATAAGGCATACAATTGACTTGACAGTTATTAGTCATTTCTGG CTGTTGGAAACAGTTTTACCCTCGATGGAGCGCGCTGGTAGAGGGCACATAGTGGTGCTGTCGTCTGTAGCTGGCCTATCTGGTGGTGCTACCGGAGCGAGCAGAGTTCCTCTGTCTACAGCACAGTTTGCGGTTCAAGGATTAGCTGAATCGTTGCACACCGAATTAAGGCATACTAATAGTAATATTATGATTACCTTGGTCCACGTTTATCCATTCATTGTAGGCGCTGAGGTCCAGAGAGATATCCGTTTGCG AATACCGAGTTATTTCGGCACGATGCCCGCCGCGGAGGCGGCTAAGCAGATTTTGAATGGTGTTCGTCGAAATTACACGGAGTTCAGTGTACCTGGATACTTACTTTATCTAGGGCACGTTCTCAG GATACTTCCGAAGAAGGCGTCGTTTATGCTGCGCGATCTATTAGACACAGGCGTTGATTTCGGATGA
- the LOC143370399 gene encoding 17-beta-hydroxysteroid dehydrogenase 13 isoform X4, with protein sequence MLIKLYSIFILTLDVVTLLIGIFFAILIALYRTFRPPPLKSLRGEVAMVVGAGRGIGRELAIHLCQLGVSVACVDINIRDCDATVRRASQSVGIAKMFICNVTDKEEVARTVNIIRSELGEVTMLLHCCSIPSPRALIDDAPKIRHTIDLTVISHFWLLETVLPSMERAGRGHIVVLSSVAGLSGGATGASRVPLSTAQFAVQGLAESLHTELRHTNSNIMITLVHVYPFIVGAEVQRDIRLRIPSYFGTMPAAEAAKQILNGVRRNYTEFSVPGYLLYLGHVLRILPKKASFMLRDLLDTGVDFG encoded by the exons ATGCTAATAAAATTGTATTCCATTTTCATTCTGACGCTGGACGTGGTGACACTTCTAATCGGAATTTTCTTTGCTATACTGATCGCGTTGTACAGAACATTTAGGCCTCCGCCTTTGAAGAGTCTTCGTGGAGAAGTCGCAATG GTGGTCGGCGCAGGACGGGGAATAGGCAGAGAGTTAGCTATTCACTTGTGTCAGTTAGGCGTTAGCGTTGCATGCGTGGACATTAACATTAGAGATTGCGATGCTACTGTGCGAAGGGCATCGCAATCGGTGGGAATAGCTAAAATGTTCATCTGCAATGTAACAGATAAAGAAGAA GTAGCTCGTACAGTGAATATTATTCGATCAGAGCTGGGAGAGGTGACGATGCTTCTCCATTGCTGCAGTATACCTAGTCCTAGGGCGCTGATCGACGACGCGCCCAAAATAAGGCATACAATTGACTTGACAGTTATTAGTCATTTCTGG CTGTTGGAAACAGTTTTACCCTCGATGGAGCGCGCTGGTAGAGGGCACATAGTGGTGCTGTCGTCTGTAGCTGGCCTATCTGGTGGTGCTACCGGAGCGAGCAGAGTTCCTCTGTCTACAGCACAGTTTGCGGTTCAAGGATTAGCTGAATCGTTGCACACCGAATTAAGGCATACTAATAGTAATATTATGATTACCTTGGTCCACGTTTATCCATTCATTGTAGGCGCTGAGGTCCAGAGAGATATCCGTTTGCG AATACCGAGTTATTTCGGCACGATGCCCGCCGCGGAGGCGGCTAAGCAGATTTTGAATGGTGTTCGTCGAAATTACACGGAGTTCAGTGTACCTGGATACTTACTTTATCTAGGGCACGTTCTCAG GATACTTCCGAAGAAGGCGTCGTTTATGCTGCGCGATCTATTAGACACAGGCGTTGATTTCGGATGA
- the LOC143370399 gene encoding 17-beta-hydroxysteroid dehydrogenase 13 isoform X2: MVSESLKRSFRPPKMLIKLYSIFILTLDVVTLLIGIFFAILIALYRTFRPPPLKSLRGEVAMVVGAGRGIGRELAIHLCQLGVSVACVDINIRDCDATVRRASQSVGIAKMFICNVTDKEEVARTVNIIRSELGEVTMLLHCCSIPSPRALIDDAPKIRHTIDLTVISHFWLLETVLPSMERAGRGHIVVLSSVAGLSGGATGASRVPLSTAQFAVQGLAESLHTELRHTNSNIMITLVHVYPFIVGAEVQRDIRLRIPSYFGTMPAAEAAKQILNGVRRNYTEFSVPGYLLYLGHVLRILPKKASFMLRDLLDTGVDFG; the protein is encoded by the exons GAGAGCCTGAAAAGGAGTTTCCGGCCACCAAAAATGCTAATAAAATTGTATTCCATTTTCATTCTGACGCTGGACGTGGTGACACTTCTAATCGGAATTTTCTTTGCTATACTGATCGCGTTGTACAGAACATTTAGGCCTCCGCCTTTGAAGAGTCTTCGTGGAGAAGTCGCAATG GTGGTCGGCGCAGGACGGGGAATAGGCAGAGAGTTAGCTATTCACTTGTGTCAGTTAGGCGTTAGCGTTGCATGCGTGGACATTAACATTAGAGATTGCGATGCTACTGTGCGAAGGGCATCGCAATCGGTGGGAATAGCTAAAATGTTCATCTGCAATGTAACAGATAAAGAAGAA GTAGCTCGTACAGTGAATATTATTCGATCAGAGCTGGGAGAGGTGACGATGCTTCTCCATTGCTGCAGTATACCTAGTCCTAGGGCGCTGATCGACGACGCGCCCAAAATAAGGCATACAATTGACTTGACAGTTATTAGTCATTTCTGG CTGTTGGAAACAGTTTTACCCTCGATGGAGCGCGCTGGTAGAGGGCACATAGTGGTGCTGTCGTCTGTAGCTGGCCTATCTGGTGGTGCTACCGGAGCGAGCAGAGTTCCTCTGTCTACAGCACAGTTTGCGGTTCAAGGATTAGCTGAATCGTTGCACACCGAATTAAGGCATACTAATAGTAATATTATGATTACCTTGGTCCACGTTTATCCATTCATTGTAGGCGCTGAGGTCCAGAGAGATATCCGTTTGCG AATACCGAGTTATTTCGGCACGATGCCCGCCGCGGAGGCGGCTAAGCAGATTTTGAATGGTGTTCGTCGAAATTACACGGAGTTCAGTGTACCTGGATACTTACTTTATCTAGGGCACGTTCTCAG GATACTTCCGAAGAAGGCGTCGTTTATGCTGCGCGATCTATTAGACACAGGCGTTGATTTCGGATGA
- the Sym gene encoding symplekin scaffold protein isoform X2: MDPRIHRRAEPEKGPGDLVVEWLNEASLSQAEDVKVTNLCKVQEILVNKEPQLLPLYLDEALQFSLDRNAEVKKTVTGFIEEAGVKQPEIIPRIVQVLLRLVSDESSAVAKRALRASGRILRSALKWIASATTVTPEMEVAWGQLSTLKIQIINMIDSDNDGIRTQAVKFLEGVVLIQTYPDPDTPKKPDDFSLEDIPLTLKIARRRKLEEEANDVMDLLIKFHGSPHVSSVNLMTCMGSLALIAKTRPQFMPGVIQALQRLQHDLPPTLSDSQVTSVQKQLKLTLLGLMKHPASIEFASTIAKQLTQLGAKEQEIIKAYPKPEDIRRMKKRQQEAAAASAAKRLKIDTPLIPEEPEIVPSPVPPPKLPELLELSESFISERLSVEIATDLVMDSMAWVPDTMTTIFQREYQPSSTTDINVQRQTISKLLAIQIKQAKAKKKKDAKDEDAVMEDLVKNPTISVAEAKRERKREKDREKEKEAKASLEAHEKSLAKARNRLKALKLSEVTKPLAKEVKEKMLLMAVNRILLAEKTAVFGGVAAIRSKILTTLAATFNPYIKEAVLRYITDDMRNRLDLALGWLYEEYALLQGFQRRTTLCTKPQEAPHQAYNFLLCTLVSAIDLVQGKDRDTLLSRLYLEAPLITEDAVEALKMVSSDETRGLAPLQLLKEMVIRRPTKQLVFLNVLLCHTGHENNTIREAAIQLVCQLYSRPELSKLIEEYAILYLGFLRLHIPPEIVFGQDRGRPQAETLWNESTTRACLGLYLALLSEHQDLIHELARVYTSMGADVKRMVLRLVEGPVRSLGMGSPQLLALVENCPKGAETLVTRIIHILTEKSAPSAELVARVRELYQTRVSDVRFLIPVLNGLTKKEVIAALPKLIKLNPIVVKEVFNRLLGTHNNESGVPHTSPITPAELLIALHNIDPSKAELKTIIKATSLCFAEKQVYTQETVAVVMQHLMEMTPLPTLLMRTVIQSLALYPRLSGFVMNILQRLILKQVWKQPKVWEGFVKCCERTQPQSFAVILQLPPAQLAEALKMASNLRGPLLAHVEAFAENQKAHIPQSIMDVIQGKSPCDMHDEFDILFLEFLAGTAR, encoded by the exons ATGGATCCTCGAATACATAGGAGGGCAGAACCGGAAAAGGGACCGGGCGATTTG GTAGTCGAATGGTTGAACGAGGCTTCCTTGAGTCAAGCGGAAGACGTGAAAGTCACGAATTTATGTAAAGTACAGGAGATCTTGGTAAACAAAGAGCCGCAATTGCTTCCACTGTATTTAGACGAGGCATTGCAGTTCTCTTTAGATAGAAATGCAGAAGTTAAGAAAACTGTTACAGGTTTTATAGAAGAAGCAGG AGTAAAACAACCAGAAATAATTCCACGCATAGTCCAAGTACTCTTAAGATTAGTTTCTGATGAATCATCAGCTGTGGCTAAAAGAGCGCTGAGAGCTAGTGGCAGGATACTGCGATCGGCGTTAAAATGGATAGCCAGTGCCACCACAGTCACTCCAGAGATGGAAGTGGCATGGGGCCAACTCAGtacactgaaaattcaaatcatTAATATGATCGACAGCGATAATGACGG GATTCGGACGCAAGCTGTTAAATTTCTAGAGGGTGTAGTCTTGATACAAACGTACCCCGACCCAGATACTCCAAAAAAGCCGGACGACTTTTCGTTGGAAGATATCCCCTTAACGTTAAAAATAGCTCGCAGACGGAAACTGGAAGAAGAAGCTAACGACGTGATGGATTTGCTGATTAAATTCCACGGATCCCCGCACGTTAGCAGCGTGAATTTAATGACATGCATGGGGTCACTGGCATTGATCGCTAAAACAAGGCCTCAGTTTATGCCAGGTGTAATACAAG CTCTGCAAAGGCTACAGCACGATTTGCCGCCGACATTGTCAGACTCCCAAGTAACTAGCGTGCAAAAGCAACTGAAACTTACTCTACTAGGACTCATGAAACATCCAGCTAGCATAGAATTCGCGTCCACCATAGCTAAGCAGCTGACGCAGCTTGGAGCAaaagagcaagaaataattAAGGCTTATCCAAAGCCGGAAGATATTCGGCGTATGAAGAAGCGCCAACAA GAAGCAGCTGCTGCTTCTGCTGCGAAACGCCTTAAAATCGATACTCCTTTAATACCGGAAGAACCAGAAATTGTACCTAGTCCAGTACCTCCTCCGAAATTGCCGGAGCTACTTGAACTCTCGGAAAGCTTCATCTCTGAGAGATTAAGCGTGGAGATCGCGACTGATTTAGTAATGGATAGCATG GCATGGGTCCCGGACACAATGACGACGATCTTTCAAAGGGAATATCAGCCGAGTTCTACGACAGATATCAACGTTCAACGGCAAACAATTTCCAAACTGTTGGCGATACAAATAAAGCAAGCTAaagcgaagaagaaaaaagatgCTAAAGATGAAGACGCTGTGATGGAGGATTTGGTGAAGAATCCGACCATCAGCGTGGCCGAGGCGAAGCGCGAACGAAAACGTGAGaaggacagagagaaagagaaagaagcgaAGGCGTCGTTGGAGGCTCATGAGAAATCACTTGCGAAAGCAAGGAATCGTTTGAAGGCTCTGAAATTGTCCGAAGTTACGAAACCGCTAGCGAAAGAAGTGAAGGAGAAAATGTTACTGATGGCGGTTAATAGAATCTTGCTTGCCGAGAAAACGGCTGTGTTTGGTGGCGTGGCAGCCATCAG GTCGAAAATTTTAACGACACTAGCCGCGACGTTCAACCCGTACATTAAAGAGGCAGTGTTACGCTACATTACTGACGATATGAGGAATCGTTTGGACTTGGCTTTGGGCTGGTTGTACGAAGAGTACGCGTTGCTTCAGGGTTTCCAGAGGCGAACCACGTTGTGCACAAAGCCTCAGGAAGCTCCGCACCAAGCTTACAATTTCTTACTATGTACTTTAGTATCGGCAATAGATCTGGTCCAAGGCAAAGATCGCGACACTCTACTGTCTAG ACTATACTTGGAAGCCCCTTTAATCACGGAAGATGCCGTCGAGGCATTAAAAATGGTGTCTTCTGACGAGACAAGAGGGTTAGCACCGCTACAATTGTTAAAAGAGATGGTCATTCGCAGGCCGACGAAACAGCTAGTTTTCCTAAACGTGTTATTGTGTCACACTGGTCACGAGAACAACACG ATCAGGGAAGCTGCCATACAGTTGGTTTGCCAGCTATATAGTCGTCCGGAGTTAAGTAAACTCATAGAGGAGTACGCGATTCTTTATTTAGGCTTCTTACGACTCCATATTCCGCCCGAGATCGTCTTTGGACAAGATCGAGGCAGACCACAAGCAGAAACTCTGTGGAATGAGTCTACGACGAGAGCTTGTCTCGGGTTGTACCTCGCTCTCTTGAGCGAGCACCAAGATCTAATCCATGA ATTGGCGAGGGTGTACACATCGATGGGGGCCGATGTGAAACGTATGGTTCTTAGATTAGTAGAAGGGCCTGTAAGGTCTCTAGGAATGGGTAGCCCGCAGCTACTAGCCCTGGTTGAAAATTGTCCAAAAGGAGCGGAGACGCTGGTTACGAGAATTATTCATATTCTTACAGAGAAAT CTGCACCGAGTGCAGAATTGGTAGCACGTGTACGAGAACTTTATCAAACCAGAGTCTCCGATGTTCGATTCTTAATACCCGTTCTAAacggtttaacgaagaaggAAGTCATAGCCGCCCTCCCAAAACTTATAAAATTAAATCCTATCGTTGTTAAAGAA GTATTCAATAGGCTACTAGGTACCCATAATAACGAAAGTGGTGTACCTCACACGTCTCCTATTACACCTGCTGAGTTGTTAATAGCCTTACATAATATAGATCCAAGTAAAGCAGAACTGAAGACAATTATAAAAG CCACGTCTCTGTGTTTCGCGGAGAAGCAAGTGTACACCCAGGAAACCGTGGCCGTGGTGATGCAGCATCTCATGGAGATGACGCCGCTACCCACATTGCTAATGCGTACAGTAATACAAAGTCTGGCTCTGTATCCGAGGTTAAGCGGATTCGTCATGAATATACTTCAACGGTTGATCCTCAAGCAAGTGTGGAAACAGCCGAAAGTCTGGGAGGGCTTTGTAAAATGCTGCGAACGCACGCAGCCACAGAGTTTCGCAGTTATTCTACAGCTTCCCCCAGCGCAACTGGCCGAAGCGTTAAAAATGGCCAGCAATCTACGAGGCCCTTTGCTGGCGCACGTCGAAGCCTTCGCCGAGAATCAG AAAGCACACATTCCGCAATCGATAATGGATGTTATTCAGGGTAAATCGCCTTGCGACATGCATGATGAATTTGATATT CTTTTCCTTGAATTTCTTGCAGGCACCGCCCGGTGA
- the LOC143370398 gene encoding ketohexokinase codes for MISSFYEKIVGASSTTEPNQRTILCVGLTCLDIVQTCRKYPAEDSDQRSVEQRWQRGGNASNTCTVLSLLGNPCEFLGTLSTEEHLNFLQSDMRKYNINFSHCPMVDGIGCPISTVILSLSTGSRTILHHNPCLPELTLKDFEQLRLGDYSWIHFEGRNFSEVLSMMQCVENYNNMLDYSQDSSNKEVNMHQMPITISVELERPRQELLDLLPYVDVAFISKDFAQSRGYDNMSETLKNISDDAKSGATLICAWGDRGAMARTPDNVTVQSPAFPPQRVVDTLGAGDTFNAAVLYILNKAKLDRIELRRSESAEGNVFLKDEEHKRNVKKNYNIESVECSHTEFITQNILHTAVTFGCQVAGGKVGLKGYDKLDEMFKNTLGS; via the exons ATGATTTCAAGTTTCTACGAAAAGATTGTCGGTGCTTCTTCCACAACCGAGCCGAACCAGCGAACGATCCTTTGCGTGGGGCTGACTTGCTTGGACATCGTGCAAACCTGCAGGAAATATCCCGCGGAGGATTCTGACCAAAG ATCCGTGGAACAGAGATGGCAAAGAGGAGGCAATGCGTCAAATACCTGCACCGTCCTGTCCCTCCTTGGCAACCCCTGCGAGTTCCTTGGCACCTTGAGCACAGAGGAGCACCTGAACTTTCTGCAAAGCGACATGAGAAAATACAATATCAATTTCTCTCACTGCCCCATGGTAGATGGCATCGGCTGCCCGATATCTACCGTCATTTTAAGCCTGAGCACCGGGTCTCGTACGATCCTACATCACAATCCATGCCTGCCTGAATTGACGTTGAAGGACTTCGAACAACTGCGTCTGGGGGATTACAGTTGGATTCACTTCGAGGGCAGGAATTTCAGCGAAGTATTGTCCATGATGCAGTGCGTGGAGAACTACAATAACATGCTTGACTACAGCCAGGATTCTAGCAACAAGGAAGTCAATATGCATCAGATGCCGATCACGATCAGCGTCGAGCTCGAGCGCCCGAGACAAGAACTGCTGGACTTGCTCCCTTACGTCGACGTGGCGTTTATATCCAAGGACTTCGCTCAAAGCAGGGGATACGACAATATGAGCGAGACATTGAAGAATATTAGCGACGACGCTAAATCTGG AGCAACTCTCATCTGCGCGTGGGGAGATCGAGGTGCGATGGCACGAACTCCGGACAACGTGACGGTACAGTCACCTGCGTTCCCACCGCAGAGGGTCGTGGACACGCTGGGTGCGGGGGATACTTTTAACGCAGCGgtgttgtatattttgaataaaGCAAAGTTAGATCGCATCGAACTGAGGAGGTCAGAGTCGGCGGAAGGGAATGTTTTCCTCAAAGACGAGGAACACAAAcgcaatgtaaaaaagaattacaataTCGAAAGCGTGGAATGCAGCCACACGGAATTTATTACTCAGAACATTTTACACACGGCTGTGACTTTTGGCTGCCAGGTGGCTGGCGGCAAAGTTGGCTTGAAGGGCTATGATAAATTGgatgaaatgtttaaaaatactttGGGAAGTTAG
- the Sym gene encoding symplekin scaffold protein isoform X1, protein MDPRIHRRAEPEKGPGDLVVEWLNEASLSQAEDVKVTNLCKVQEILVNKEPQLLPLYLDEALQFSLDRNAEVKKTVTGFIEEAGVKQPEIIPRIVQVLLRLVSDESSAVAKRALRASGRILRSALKWIASATTVTPEMEVAWGQLSTLKIQIINMIDSDNDGIRTQAVKFLEGVVLIQTYPDPDTPKKPDDFSLEDIPLTLKIARRRKLEEEANDVMDLLIKFHGSPHVSSVNLMTCMGSLALIAKTRPQFMPGVIQALQRLQHDLPPTLSDSQVTSVQKQLKLTLLGLMKHPASIEFASTIAKQLTQLGAKEQEIIKAYPKPEDIRRMKKRQQEAAAASAAKRLKIDTPLIPEEPEIVPSPVPPPKLPELLELSESFISERLSVEIATDLVMDSMAWVPDTMTTIFQREYQPSSTTDINVQRQTISKLLAIQIKQAKAKKKKDAKDEDAVMEDLVKNPTISVAEAKRERKREKDREKEKEAKASLEAHEKSLAKARNRLKALKLSEVTKPLAKEVKEKMLLMAVNRILLAEKTAVFGGVAAIRSKILTTLAATFNPYIKEAVLRYITDDMRNRLDLALGWLYEEYALLQGFQRRTTLCTKPQEAPHQAYNFLLCTLVSAIDLVQGKDRDTLLSRLYLEAPLITEDAVEALKMVSSDETRGLAPLQLLKEMVIRRPTKQLVFLNVLLCHTGHENNTIREAAIQLVCQLYSRPELSKLIEEYAILYLGFLRLHIPPEIVFGQDRGRPQAETLWNESTTRACLGLYLALLSEHQDLIHELARVYTSMGADVKRMVLRLVEGPVRSLGMGSPQLLALVENCPKGAETLVTRIIHILTEKSAPSAELVARVRELYQTRVSDVRFLIPVLNGLTKKEVIAALPKLIKLNPIVVKEVFNRLLGTHNNESGVPHTSPITPAELLIALHNIDPSKAELKTIIKATSLCFAEKQVYTQETVAVVMQHLMEMTPLPTLLMRTVIQSLALYPRLSGFVMNILQRLILKQVWKQPKVWEGFVKCCERTQPQSFAVILQLPPAQLAEALKMASNLRGPLLAHVEAFAENQKAHIPQSIMDVIQGKSPCDMHDEFDIAPPGDYPIEQKPDTMEIDVSEPAPPGLD, encoded by the exons ATGGATCCTCGAATACATAGGAGGGCAGAACCGGAAAAGGGACCGGGCGATTTG GTAGTCGAATGGTTGAACGAGGCTTCCTTGAGTCAAGCGGAAGACGTGAAAGTCACGAATTTATGTAAAGTACAGGAGATCTTGGTAAACAAAGAGCCGCAATTGCTTCCACTGTATTTAGACGAGGCATTGCAGTTCTCTTTAGATAGAAATGCAGAAGTTAAGAAAACTGTTACAGGTTTTATAGAAGAAGCAGG AGTAAAACAACCAGAAATAATTCCACGCATAGTCCAAGTACTCTTAAGATTAGTTTCTGATGAATCATCAGCTGTGGCTAAAAGAGCGCTGAGAGCTAGTGGCAGGATACTGCGATCGGCGTTAAAATGGATAGCCAGTGCCACCACAGTCACTCCAGAGATGGAAGTGGCATGGGGCCAACTCAGtacactgaaaattcaaatcatTAATATGATCGACAGCGATAATGACGG GATTCGGACGCAAGCTGTTAAATTTCTAGAGGGTGTAGTCTTGATACAAACGTACCCCGACCCAGATACTCCAAAAAAGCCGGACGACTTTTCGTTGGAAGATATCCCCTTAACGTTAAAAATAGCTCGCAGACGGAAACTGGAAGAAGAAGCTAACGACGTGATGGATTTGCTGATTAAATTCCACGGATCCCCGCACGTTAGCAGCGTGAATTTAATGACATGCATGGGGTCACTGGCATTGATCGCTAAAACAAGGCCTCAGTTTATGCCAGGTGTAATACAAG CTCTGCAAAGGCTACAGCACGATTTGCCGCCGACATTGTCAGACTCCCAAGTAACTAGCGTGCAAAAGCAACTGAAACTTACTCTACTAGGACTCATGAAACATCCAGCTAGCATAGAATTCGCGTCCACCATAGCTAAGCAGCTGACGCAGCTTGGAGCAaaagagcaagaaataattAAGGCTTATCCAAAGCCGGAAGATATTCGGCGTATGAAGAAGCGCCAACAA GAAGCAGCTGCTGCTTCTGCTGCGAAACGCCTTAAAATCGATACTCCTTTAATACCGGAAGAACCAGAAATTGTACCTAGTCCAGTACCTCCTCCGAAATTGCCGGAGCTACTTGAACTCTCGGAAAGCTTCATCTCTGAGAGATTAAGCGTGGAGATCGCGACTGATTTAGTAATGGATAGCATG GCATGGGTCCCGGACACAATGACGACGATCTTTCAAAGGGAATATCAGCCGAGTTCTACGACAGATATCAACGTTCAACGGCAAACAATTTCCAAACTGTTGGCGATACAAATAAAGCAAGCTAaagcgaagaagaaaaaagatgCTAAAGATGAAGACGCTGTGATGGAGGATTTGGTGAAGAATCCGACCATCAGCGTGGCCGAGGCGAAGCGCGAACGAAAACGTGAGaaggacagagagaaagagaaagaagcgaAGGCGTCGTTGGAGGCTCATGAGAAATCACTTGCGAAAGCAAGGAATCGTTTGAAGGCTCTGAAATTGTCCGAAGTTACGAAACCGCTAGCGAAAGAAGTGAAGGAGAAAATGTTACTGATGGCGGTTAATAGAATCTTGCTTGCCGAGAAAACGGCTGTGTTTGGTGGCGTGGCAGCCATCAG GTCGAAAATTTTAACGACACTAGCCGCGACGTTCAACCCGTACATTAAAGAGGCAGTGTTACGCTACATTACTGACGATATGAGGAATCGTTTGGACTTGGCTTTGGGCTGGTTGTACGAAGAGTACGCGTTGCTTCAGGGTTTCCAGAGGCGAACCACGTTGTGCACAAAGCCTCAGGAAGCTCCGCACCAAGCTTACAATTTCTTACTATGTACTTTAGTATCGGCAATAGATCTGGTCCAAGGCAAAGATCGCGACACTCTACTGTCTAG ACTATACTTGGAAGCCCCTTTAATCACGGAAGATGCCGTCGAGGCATTAAAAATGGTGTCTTCTGACGAGACAAGAGGGTTAGCACCGCTACAATTGTTAAAAGAGATGGTCATTCGCAGGCCGACGAAACAGCTAGTTTTCCTAAACGTGTTATTGTGTCACACTGGTCACGAGAACAACACG ATCAGGGAAGCTGCCATACAGTTGGTTTGCCAGCTATATAGTCGTCCGGAGTTAAGTAAACTCATAGAGGAGTACGCGATTCTTTATTTAGGCTTCTTACGACTCCATATTCCGCCCGAGATCGTCTTTGGACAAGATCGAGGCAGACCACAAGCAGAAACTCTGTGGAATGAGTCTACGACGAGAGCTTGTCTCGGGTTGTACCTCGCTCTCTTGAGCGAGCACCAAGATCTAATCCATGA ATTGGCGAGGGTGTACACATCGATGGGGGCCGATGTGAAACGTATGGTTCTTAGATTAGTAGAAGGGCCTGTAAGGTCTCTAGGAATGGGTAGCCCGCAGCTACTAGCCCTGGTTGAAAATTGTCCAAAAGGAGCGGAGACGCTGGTTACGAGAATTATTCATATTCTTACAGAGAAAT CTGCACCGAGTGCAGAATTGGTAGCACGTGTACGAGAACTTTATCAAACCAGAGTCTCCGATGTTCGATTCTTAATACCCGTTCTAAacggtttaacgaagaaggAAGTCATAGCCGCCCTCCCAAAACTTATAAAATTAAATCCTATCGTTGTTAAAGAA GTATTCAATAGGCTACTAGGTACCCATAATAACGAAAGTGGTGTACCTCACACGTCTCCTATTACACCTGCTGAGTTGTTAATAGCCTTACATAATATAGATCCAAGTAAAGCAGAACTGAAGACAATTATAAAAG CCACGTCTCTGTGTTTCGCGGAGAAGCAAGTGTACACCCAGGAAACCGTGGCCGTGGTGATGCAGCATCTCATGGAGATGACGCCGCTACCCACATTGCTAATGCGTACAGTAATACAAAGTCTGGCTCTGTATCCGAGGTTAAGCGGATTCGTCATGAATATACTTCAACGGTTGATCCTCAAGCAAGTGTGGAAACAGCCGAAAGTCTGGGAGGGCTTTGTAAAATGCTGCGAACGCACGCAGCCACAGAGTTTCGCAGTTATTCTACAGCTTCCCCCAGCGCAACTGGCCGAAGCGTTAAAAATGGCCAGCAATCTACGAGGCCCTTTGCTGGCGCACGTCGAAGCCTTCGCCGAGAATCAG AAAGCACACATTCCGCAATCGATAATGGATGTTATTCAGGGTAAATCGCCTTGCGACATGCATGATGAATTTGATATT GCACCGCCCGGTGATTATCCGATTGAACAAAAACCAGATACAATGGAAATTGATGTTTCAGAGCCAGCTCCGCCTGGTTTAGATTAG